The genomic DNA CCAGCGCGGGAATTTCTCCGATCCCGCAACCGCGCAGCAGAAAAAGTAAAATCCCGGCCAGCACCGCTACATGCGCTCCCGAAATGACAAGCGCGTGGAACGTGCCCGTGCGGCGGAAATTTCCGTCCAAATCTTCTCGATCCCGGAAGCTTCCCCGATCAGAATCGCTTCCATCATGGCGCTGGTGTACTCGTCGCCCGCGTAGAGCGCCGCAATTCGCCGCAAGGCCGCGCCGCGAATGCCATAGACCACCGCCAGCGGCCGCGATCCGCAGACTCCAGGCAGGGTGCGGATCTCCGCGCCGCGCGCCACCGTGGCGGTCCAATAGATATGCTGCCGCGCCAGATAGGCGGTGAAGTCGAACGCGCCGGGATTGTTGAAATTACGCGGAGGGCGGAGGCGTGCATCGAATGCCACGCGCTGCCCATACGCGAGGCGCGGGATGTCCCTGTCGTCGTCAGAGAACTGGCTCACGCGGGCGCGCGCGCCGGCGGCGAGCTCCAAGGTGAACTGCATCCGGCCAGTAGTAAGCGCGGCTGGCTCCACCACGCAACCCTCGAGAAGTACGGTTTCGCGGGAACCCGCCTCAATGTATGGCGGAGGGCCAGGCCGATGCCATGCCTCCGTAAATGCCCCGGCCATGAGCAGAGCCAATAGCACACAGCCCCGCCTTAGATTTCCGTGCGCCAGCAAGGCCAGGCAGAGAAACGCCGC from Acidobacteriota bacterium includes the following:
- a CDS encoding ComEC family competence protein → MVKNFFAVFPLHGQPMREPLVLPATALFVGIWLGRAFDFSLSEAVWPVAAFLCLALLAHGNLRRGCVLLALLMAGAFTEAWHRPGPPPYIEAGSRETVLLEGCVVEPAALTTGRMQFTLELAAGARARVSQFSDDDRDIPRLAYGQRVAFDARLRPPRNFNNPGAFDFTAYLARQHIYWTATVARGAEIRTLPGVCGSRPLAVVYGIRGAALRRIAALYAGDEYTSAMMEAILIGEASGIEKIWTEISAARARSTRLSFRERM